One Megachile rotundata isolate GNS110a chromosome 5, iyMegRotu1, whole genome shotgun sequence genomic region harbors:
- the LOC143264501 gene encoding uncharacterized protein LOC143264501: MKCGECSIVGLDASVTTKEVVDAIVAATGCGTGDIRAGEVRMSPSGLGTVWVRYPLAASNKIVAARRIRVGWLSVRVEALPTRPLQCYRCLEAGHVRQRCIGHDDRSDRCYRCGETGHRAGQCTAALKCPLCSDLGRPAGHRLGAKSCAQSSRRRGRQHRKEQAAVAEPSKVSAPSAVAGVPASGPGEGALEGAMEIEK, from the coding sequence ATGAAGTGCGGCGAATGCAGCATTGTTGGCTTGGATGCATCTGTCACCACGAAAGAAGTAGTGGACGCAATTGTTGCAGCTACTGGCTGCGGCACGGGAGACATCCGGGCAGGTGAAGTCCGGATGTCCCCCTCTGGGTTGGGGACTGTTTGGGTTCGTTACCCCCTTGCGGCGTCAAACAAGATTGTAGCCGCAAGGAGGATTCGAGTTGGTTGGTTGTCGGTTAGGGTGGAAGCCCTGCCAACAAGGCCACTTCAGTGTTACCGCTGCCTAGAAGCTGGTCATGTCAGGCAGCGGTGCATTGGACATGACGACCGGTCGGACCGGTGTTATAGGTGTGGTGAGACCGGTCACCGTGCGGGACAATGCACAGCGGCCCTCAAGTGCCCATTGTGCTCGGATTTGGGGAGGCCGGCGGGACATAGACTGGGTGCCAAATCTTGCGCCCAATCTTCCCGCCGCAGAGGTAGACAGCACCGCAAGGAGCAGGCAGCTGTTGCTGAACCATCAAAGGTTTCTGCCCCATCGGCAGTCGCAGGTGTGCCTGCAAGTGGCCCGGGAGAAGGAGCCTTGGAGGGGGCAATGGAAATCGAGAAATAA
- the LOC143264502 gene encoding uncharacterized protein LOC143264502 — protein sequence MAKTCHLTKLLVEDAHLHTFHGGPQLTRSLLLRKFWILHGRPLVRQVIKNCVRCARYGGVPAKQLMGQLPLDRVTPQRAFLTSGVDYAGPIMLRTSAGRGHKSYKGYIAVFVCLTTRAIHLEAVSSLTSASFIAAFRRFVGRRGRCATMWSDNGTVFHGADRELRSMFSSASKFYKEAAALLATDGTDWKFIPPYSPHFGGLWEAGVKSVKHHLRRIMGDAKLTFEKMSTLLCQIEACVNSRPLQPLSDVPSDLSALTPGHFLIGEPTCNVPEPEPESGDVSLTTRWRKILTMRSQFWHRWRREFLQHLQPFPKWRQRSENLEVGSLVLLRDELQPPAKWMMGRVERVHPGKDGETRVVTLRTINGSVTRPIVKLCPLPVPTADVTQRDASEIKKK from the coding sequence ATGGCGAAAACGTGTCACTTAACGAAGTTATTAGTGGAAGACGCTCACCTGCACACTTTCCATGGTGGACCGCAACTGACCAGGAGCCTGCTATTAAGAAAATTTTGGATTCTCCATGGCCGTCCTTTGGTCCGTCAAGTCATAAAAAATTGCGTTCGTTGCGCAAGATACGGTGGAGTTCCAGCCAAGCAATTGATGGGACAGCTGCCTCTGGACCGAGTGACCCCGCAGCGTGCTTTCCTCACATCAGGCGTGGACTATGCAGGACCCATAATGCTGCGTACTTCTGCGGGTCGTGGACACAAGTCATACAAGGGTTATATTGCAGTATTCGTATGCCTGACAACACGAGCAATACACTTGGAAGCAGTTTCATCACTTACCTCAGCATCGTTTATCGCGGCTTTCCGAAGATTTGTGGGGCGAAGAGGCCGCTGTGCCACCATGTGGAGCGACAATGGCACCGTTTTCCATGGCGCGGATAGGGAATTGCGATCCATGTTCAGCAGCGCGTCGAAATTCTACAAAGAGGCCGCCGCTTTGCTCGCAACAGACGGGACGGACTGGAAATTCATTCCCCCCTACTCTCCGCACTTCGGGGGCCTGTGGGAAGCGGGCGTTAAATCGGTCAAGCACCATCTTCGACGCATTATGGGAGATGCAAAACTAACCTTTGAAAAAATGTCCACACTTCTCTGCCAGATAGAAGCGTGCGTGAATTCCAGACCGTTACAACCGCTTTCGGATGTTCCTTCGGACTTGTCGGCGCTCACACCCGGACACTTTCTTATCGGGGAGCCGACGTGCAACGTCCCCGAACCCGAACCGGAAAGCGGTGATGTATCCCTAACAACGCGTTGGCGAAAAATTTTAACCATGCGATCTCAATTTTGGCACAGGTGGAGACGAGAGTTTTTACAACACCTTCAACCGTTCCCAAAGTGGCGCCAGCGGTCCGAAAATCTGGAGGTGGGCAGTTTGGTCCTCTTGCGCGACGAACTACAACCACCGGCAAAATGGATGATGGGCCGCGTCGAACGCGTTCATCCAGGGAAAGACGGCGAAACTAGAgtggtaacgctacgcactatTAACGGCTCAGTGACGAGACCAATCGTCAAACTGTGCCCCCTCCCAGTTCCGACCGCTGACGTCACTCAACGCGACGCTTCAGAAATCAAGAAAAAATAG
- the LOC143264465 gene encoding uncharacterized protein LOC143264465, producing the protein MALKFLLSCERRLASNPQLAEGYRAFMGEYLDLDHMEPVMDLEKKTNAYYLPHHAVVKRHDPLAKLRVVFNASFPTSTGNSLNDCLCTGPKLQADLWLVLTRWRLFRNVFTSDIVKMYRQISVHTLDRQWQRILWRKKPDEPVQDYDLSTVTYGTSCAPFLALRVLQQLAEDEKGRFPSGAIVAKRHTYVDDILAGADDEGLLQDLKKEVVAIFEAGAFHLAKWASNTPSLQEKGQSKECLFQEASGIGTLGVLWSPKTDSFSLRVNLPANPSARYTKRRILSEVASLSDPLGWAAPVLIFAKVLMQDLWILGVEWDQDLPQKLQTSWVQPTHQT; encoded by the exons ATGGCTTTAAAATTCCTGTTGAGCTGCGAGCGTCGATTGGCCTCCAACCCTCAACTGGCGGAGGGTTATCGGGCCTTTATGGGGGAATACCTCGATCTCGACCACATGGAGCCCGTCATGGATTTAGAGAAGAAGACGAACGCCTATTACCTGCCGCATCACGCCGTGGTGAAGCGCCACGACCCTTTGGCCAAGCTGCGCGTCGTCTTCAACGCCTCATTTCCGACATCTACGGGAAATTCTCTAAATGACTGCTTGTGCACGGGCCCGAAACTTCAGGCGGATCTGTGGCTCGTACTTACTCGCTGGAGACTATTCCGAAACGTATTTACCTCGGATATCGTCAAAATGTATCGCCAGATTAGTGTGCACACTCTGGACCGACAATGGCAACGCATCCTGTGGAGGAAAAAACCAGATGAACCAGTTCAAGATTACGATTTATCTACAGTCACTTACGGGACATCCTGTGCTCCGTTTCTGGCCCTTCGGGTGCTCCAGCAGCTGGCCGAAGACGAGAAAGGAAGGTTTCCATCGGGGGCAATCGTCGCCAAGCGTCACACCTACGTTGACGACATACTGGCGGGGGCGGACGACGAGGGACTGCTGCAGGATTTAAAAAAGGAGGTCGTCGCCATCTTCGAGGCAGGGGCGTTCCACTTGGCGAAATGGGCTTCCAACACCCCGAGCCTGCAAGAAAAGGGCCAGTCCAAAGAATGTCTCTTCCAGGAGGCCTCTGGAATCGGGACGCTTGGGGTGCTTTGGAGCCCCAAAACCGATTCATTTTCACTCCGGGTGAACTTACCCGCAAACCCGTCCGCTCGATATACCAAGAGGCGAATTCTGTCCGAAGTGGCCAGTCTGTCCGACCCGCTAGGATGGGCTGCACCAGTGCTCATTTTCGCCAAGGTCTTGATGCAGGATCTCTGGATACTCGGCGTGGAGTGGGACCAGGACCTGCCACAAAAGTTGCAAACCTCTTGG GTTCAGCCTACTCACCAGACGTAA